Proteins encoded by one window of Superficieibacter sp. HKU1:
- the pbp4b gene encoding penicillin binding protein PBP4B — protein sequence MKTTLLLAALLAVWAPAQATDFPPLTHASPESAGFDSQKLHQLDVWIQQQVDAGYPGMNLLILKDNHIVYQKAWGYAKKYDGSTLMAAPVKATPETLYDLASNTKMYATNFALQKLVYEGKISVDDLVSKYLPGFADRPTDKIKGKDQLRIVDILHHTAGFPADPQYPNKKVAGELYSQDKATTLEMIKRTPLDYSPGTRHVYSDVDYMILGFIIESVTGMPLDKYVEQTIYRPLGLTHTVFNPLQKGFQRQQIAATELHGNTRDGVIDFPHIRTATLQGEVHDEKAWYAMGGVSGHAGLFSNTGDMAVLMQVMLNGGSYKNVTLFDRNTVGAFIRRSKDDPTFGLGWRVNANASMTATFGMLAPPQTYGHTGWTGTLTAIDPVNHMAIVILGNKPHSPVADPQANPNVFVSGQLPAATYGWIVDGVYGALKR from the coding sequence ATGAAAACAACGCTTTTACTGGCGGCGCTGCTCGCCGTCTGGGCTCCCGCCCAGGCGACGGATTTTCCGCCGTTAACCCATGCCAGCCCGGAGTCAGCAGGTTTTGACAGCCAGAAACTGCATCAACTGGATGTCTGGATCCAGCAGCAGGTTGACGCAGGCTATCCGGGGATGAACCTGCTTATTCTGAAAGATAATCACATTGTTTATCAGAAGGCCTGGGGATATGCGAAAAAATACGACGGCTCAACGTTAATGGCCGCGCCCGTTAAGGCCACGCCGGAGACCCTGTACGATCTCGCCTCCAATACGAAAATGTATGCCACCAACTTCGCGCTGCAAAAGCTGGTGTACGAGGGGAAAATCAGCGTCGATGATCTCGTCTCTAAATACCTCCCCGGTTTTGCCGACCGGCCCACGGATAAGATCAAGGGCAAGGATCAGCTGCGTATCGTCGATATTTTACATCACACCGCCGGTTTCCCCGCCGATCCGCAATACCCGAATAAAAAGGTGGCGGGTGAGTTATATTCGCAGGATAAAGCCACCACGCTTGAAATGATCAAGCGCACGCCGCTGGATTATTCCCCCGGTACCCGGCACGTTTATAGCGATGTCGATTATATGATCCTCGGCTTTATCATCGAATCGGTCACCGGCATGCCGCTGGATAAATACGTCGAACAAACGATTTATCGCCCGCTGGGGCTGACGCATACGGTATTTAATCCGCTGCAAAAAGGCTTTCAGCGCCAGCAAATTGCCGCGACGGAACTGCACGGCAATACCCGCGACGGCGTCATCGACTTTCCCCACATTCGCACCGCTACCCTGCAGGGCGAAGTGCACGATGAAAAAGCCTGGTACGCGATGGGCGGCGTCTCCGGTCATGCCGGGCTGTTTTCGAACACCGGTGATATGGCCGTCCTGATGCAGGTGATGCTTAATGGCGGCAGCTATAAAAACGTTACGTTGTTCGATCGGAATACCGTCGGGGCGTTTATCCGACGTTCGAAAGACGATCCCACGTTTGGTCTGGGCTGGCGCGTCAATGCTAACGCCTCCATGACCGCGACTTTCGGCATGCTGGCTCCCCCGCAAACCTATGGTCATACCGGCTGGACGGGGACGCTGACGGCCATCGATCCGGTCAACCATATGGCAATCGTGATCCTCGGCAACAAGCCCCACTCGCCGGTGGCGGACCCGCAGGCCAATCCCAACGTGTTTGTCAGCGGCCAGCTTCCGGCGGCCACCTACGGCTGGATTGTCGACGGCGTTTACGGCGCGCTGAAGCGCTAG
- the murP gene encoding PTS N-acetylmuramic acid transporter subunit IIBC, which produces MAKTIGKDLLEHIIALVGGQENITSCGNCMTRLRLRVADTTLVDNHISEKLAGQVSGVVINGNEVQVVFGVGKAQRAAEAMNALLGNQDLKSIAAENKSQLKSKQQSSVQQFLANFATIFTPLIPGFIAAGLMLGIATLIGTLMHIAPDAKGTLPDALNFLKVFSKGLFTFLVLLVGYNAQKAFGGTGVNGAIIASLFILGYNPEATVGYYSGLQDFFGIAIDPRGNIIGVLLAAWAGAKIERVIRRYVPDELDMILTSMLTLIITAALTFIVIMPVGVWLFQGMSWLFMHLNSNPLGCAVLAGVFLIAVVFGVHQGFIPVYLALMDSQGFNSLFPILSMAGAGQVGAALALYWRSDNTSLLRSQIRGAIIPGLLGVGEPLIYGVTLPRMKPFVTACLGGAVGGLFIGTIAWLGLPVGLNSAFGPSGLVALPLMTSHDGILAAIAVYGGGILVAYVAGFIITALFGCKNVDLS; this is translated from the coding sequence ATGGCTAAAACAATCGGTAAGGATTTACTGGAGCACATTATTGCCCTTGTCGGCGGGCAAGAAAATATTACCTCCTGCGGTAACTGTATGACCCGTCTGCGGCTGCGCGTCGCAGACACGACGCTGGTCGATAACCACATCAGCGAAAAACTCGCCGGGCAGGTGAGTGGGGTAGTGATAAACGGTAATGAAGTCCAGGTGGTCTTTGGCGTCGGGAAAGCCCAGCGCGCGGCGGAAGCGATGAACGCGCTTCTTGGTAATCAGGATCTCAAATCCATCGCAGCAGAAAATAAAAGCCAGCTGAAAAGTAAACAGCAATCCTCCGTTCAACAGTTTCTGGCGAATTTCGCCACCATTTTTACCCCGCTTATTCCCGGCTTTATTGCGGCAGGATTGATGCTGGGCATCGCGACCTTGATCGGTACGCTAATGCATATCGCGCCGGACGCTAAAGGGACGCTACCGGATGCGCTGAATTTCCTGAAGGTGTTCAGCAAGGGCCTGTTTACGTTCCTGGTGCTGCTGGTTGGCTATAACGCGCAGAAAGCCTTTGGCGGCACTGGCGTTAACGGCGCGATCATCGCCTCGCTCTTTATCCTCGGTTATAACCCGGAGGCAACGGTTGGCTACTATTCCGGACTGCAGGATTTCTTCGGCATAGCTATCGATCCGCGCGGCAATATTATCGGCGTACTGCTGGCGGCGTGGGCCGGAGCCAAAATTGAGCGTGTGATCCGGCGCTACGTGCCTGACGAACTGGATATGATCCTGACCTCAATGCTGACGTTAATCATCACCGCCGCGCTGACGTTTATCGTCATCATGCCTGTCGGGGTCTGGCTGTTCCAGGGAATGTCCTGGCTGTTTATGCATCTTAACAGCAATCCGCTGGGATGCGCGGTGCTGGCCGGGGTGTTCCTGATTGCGGTAGTTTTCGGCGTTCATCAGGGCTTTATTCCTGTCTATCTGGCGCTAATGGATTCTCAAGGGTTTAACTCCCTGTTTCCCATCCTTTCCATGGCAGGCGCAGGGCAGGTAGGCGCGGCGCTGGCGCTGTACTGGCGCTCTGACAACACCTCGCTGCTTCGCTCGCAAATTCGTGGCGCGATCATCCCCGGCCTGCTTGGGGTCGGCGAACCGTTGATTTACGGCGTCACGCTGCCGCGCATGAAACCTTTCGTTACCGCCTGTCTGGGCGGCGCGGTCGGCGGCTTGTTTATCGGGACTATCGCCTGGCTGGGGCTGCCGGTCGGGCTGAATAGCGCCTTTGGCCCTTCCGGTCTGGTGGCCTTGCCGCTGATGACCTCCCATGACGGGATCCTGGCCGCGATTGCGGTTTACGGCGGGGGGATCCTGGTGGCTTACGTCGCGGGGTTTATCATCACCGCGCTGTTTGGCTGTAAAAATGTCGATCTGAGTTAA
- a CDS encoding Dyp-type peroxidase: MSQVQSGILPEHCRAAIWIEANVKGKIDSLRAGSKIFADKLATFQAQFPDAQIGAVVAFGHNTWRELSGGEGAEELKDFIPYGKGLAPATQYDVLIHILSLRHDVNFSVAQAALEAFGDALDVQEEIHGFRWVEDRDLSGFVDGTENPAGEETRRDVAVIKDGIDAGGSYVFVQRWEHNLKQLNRMSVHDQEMMIGRTKSANEEIDGDERPVTSHLSRVDLKEEGKGLKIVRQSLPYGTASSTHGLYFCAYCARLYNIEQQLLSMFGDTDGKRDAMLRFTRPVTGGYYFAPSLNRLLAL, translated from the coding sequence ATGTCCCAGGTTCAGAGTGGCATTTTGCCAGAACACTGTCGCGCAGCGATTTGGATCGAAGCCAATGTTAAAGGGAAGATCGACTCCCTGCGCGCGGGCAGTAAAATTTTTGCCGATAAGCTGGCAACCTTTCAGGCGCAGTTTCCTGATGCGCAGATCGGTGCGGTGGTGGCTTTCGGACATAACACGTGGCGTGAACTGAGCGGCGGAGAAGGGGCTGAAGAGCTGAAGGACTTTATTCCTTACGGCAAAGGTCTGGCTCCGGCAACCCAGTATGACGTGCTGATCCATATTCTCTCCCTGCGTCACGATGTCAATTTTTCTGTTGCCCAGGCAGCGCTGGAAGCGTTCGGTGACGCGCTGGACGTGCAGGAAGAGATCCACGGCTTCCGCTGGGTGGAAGATCGCGATTTAAGCGGTTTTGTCGACGGTACCGAAAACCCGGCGGGTGAAGAAACGCGTCGTGACGTGGCGGTGATCAAAGACGGTATTGATGCAGGTGGCAGCTACGTGTTCGTCCAGCGCTGGGAACATAATCTCAAACAGCTTAACCGGATGAGTGTTCACGATCAGGAAATGATGATTGGCCGTACCAAAAGCGCCAATGAAGAAATTGACGGCGACGAACGTCCCGTGACCTCGCACCTCAGCCGCGTGGATCTGAAAGAAGAGGGCAAAGGACTGAAAATTGTTCGCCAGAGCCTGCCCTACGGCACGGCCAGCAGTACCCACGGTCTCTACTTCTGCGCCTACTGCGCGCGCCTGTACAACATCGAACAACAGCTGCTGAGCATGTTTGGCGATACCGACGGCAAGCGTGATGCCATGCTGCGCTTCACCAGGCCGGTCACGGGTGGTTATTACTTCGCGCCCTCTCTTAACAGGCTGCTGGCGCTGTAA
- a CDS encoding RpoE-regulated lipoprotein codes for MKSLRLLMCVMPLALAGCSTLSSVNWSAANPWNWFGSSGKVTEQGVAGITAATPLKEEAISEALGDDYHLRSGMKTDNGNIVRFFEALKDNKVALVINGDSGTVSQIDIQDPEIKTADGGEIGSVFSDLYKKAYGNCQKASGDHAGDVECKAEGSQHISYLFTGEWSGPADLMPSDDALKNWKVSKIIWRR; via the coding sequence ATGAAATCGCTTCGCTTATTGATGTGCGTTATGCCTTTGGCACTGGCAGGGTGTTCAACACTCTCCTCGGTTAACTGGTCGGCAGCAAATCCGTGGAACTGGTTTGGCTCATCCGGCAAAGTAACTGAACAGGGCGTCGCCGGGATCACCGCTGCGACACCGTTAAAAGAAGAGGCCATTAGCGAGGCGCTGGGCGATGACTACCATCTGCGTAGCGGTATGAAAACCGATAACGGCAATATCGTACGTTTTTTTGAAGCGTTAAAAGATAACAAAGTCGCCCTGGTGATTAACGGCGACAGCGGCACGGTCAGCCAGATTGATATTCAGGATCCTGAGATCAAAACCGCCGACGGCGGTGAAATCGGCAGCGTCTTCAGCGACTTGTATAAAAAAGCGTACGGCAACTGTCAGAAAGCCTCGGGCGATCACGCTGGCGACGTTGAGTGTAAGGCAGAAGGTAGCCAGCATATCAGCTACCTGTTTACTGGCGAATGGAGCGGGCCGGCAGATCTGATGCCGTCCGACGATGCGCTGAAAAACTGGAAAGTGAGCAAAATTATCTGGCGTCGTTAA
- a CDS encoding DUF2919 domain-containing protein: MKSTKPLLFPSDYDRHGLLKLPFLFWCVLVLQARTWVLFVMAGASRGQGDTLLNLFYPDHDNFWLGLLPGMPAVTAFLLAGRRQVFPRLWSALRWALILAQLSLLIWQPLLWYFGETVSGAGVALVVLDVYALWWLLASRRLRACFTLQAD; encoded by the coding sequence ATGAAGAGTACTAAGCCTTTACTGTTTCCTTCTGATTATGACCGTCATGGACTGTTGAAACTCCCCTTTCTGTTCTGGTGCGTGCTGGTGCTTCAGGCCCGCACCTGGGTACTGTTTGTGATGGCGGGCGCGTCGCGCGGACAGGGCGACACATTGCTGAACCTGTTCTACCCCGATCACGATAACTTCTGGTTGGGGTTGCTACCGGGAATGCCCGCCGTGACGGCCTTCTTACTGGCTGGCCGGCGCCAGGTTTTTCCGCGTTTGTGGTCTGCATTACGCTGGGCGTTAATTCTCGCCCAACTGAGTCTGCTGATCTGGCAACCTTTGTTGTGGTACTTCGGCGAAACGGTCAGCGGGGCAGGAGTGGCGCTGGTGGTGCTGGACGTTTATGCCCTGTGGTGGCTGCTGGCGAGCCGACGTTTACGCGCTTGTTTTACTCTGCAGGCAGATTAA
- a CDS encoding GNAT family acetyltransferase: MEIRVFRQQDFEEVITLWERCDLLRPWNDPEMDIERKVNHDVSLFLVAEVNGEVVGTVMGGYDGHRGSAYYLGVHPEYRGRGIANALLNRLEKKLIARGCPKVQIMVREDNDVVLGMYERLGYETADVLILGKRLIEDEEY; encoded by the coding sequence ATGGAGATACGCGTATTTCGCCAGCAAGATTTCGAAGAGGTCATCACTCTGTGGGAGCGCTGCGATCTGCTGCGTCCATGGAACGATCCGGAAATGGACATTGAGCGTAAGGTAAATCATGACGTCAGTTTGTTCCTGGTCGCTGAAGTCAACGGTGAAGTGGTGGGCACGGTAATGGGCGGCTATGACGGGCATCGCGGGTCAGCGTATTACCTGGGTGTACATCCGGAGTATCGCGGACGCGGTATTGCCAATGCCTTATTAAACCGGCTGGAGAAAAAGCTCATCGCCCGCGGCTGTCCGAAAGTGCAAATTATGGTGCGGGAAGACAATGATGTGGTGCTGGGAATGTATGAACGGCTGGGTTATGAAACCGCCGACGTACTGATTCTGGGCAAGCGATTGATTGAAGATGAAGAGTACTAA